The genomic region TTTCTCGAAAAGCAAAAGATCGACTTCTTCGCCGCCGGTAAATTTCACGAGGCACTGCAGCTTCGCGAGAGTGGCATAAAAACGCCTCTGCTCAATCTTGGCGCTTTTTCGCGGCACGAGGCCGAAGAGATTGTTCGGCGTGACATTTCGCAATCAGTGTACACCGATGATTTCGCGCTGCTCGCCGAGGCCGCCCGCAAGCTCAGGCGCCGCGCCAGGGTTCATCTGAAAATCGATACCGGACTTGGCCGCGTCGGCGTGCCGCATGATCGCGCCCTGCCGTTGATCGAAAAAGTTGCCGCAAATTCAGCAATTCAGATCGAGGGCATTTTCACGCCATTTACTGAAGATGATGAATTTGACAAGGTCCAGCTCGAACGGTTTTTAAAAATTTGTGAGGTGGCAAAGCAGCGCGGCATTACGGTTGGTCTGCGCCATGCGGCGAGCAGCGCCGGCATTCTTTCTTTTCCGGCCTCGCATCTGGACATGGTGCGGCCCGGCATTGCGATTTACGGCCAGTATCCTTCGGTGCGGGAATATCAAGCGCGCCAGATCGATCTGCGGCCGGTGATGTCGCTCAAAGCGCGAGTGATGTACGTGAAGACGCTGCGGCCGGGAGAATCGGTTTCCTATCATCGCGCCTTCGTGGCGCAGCAGGAAACGCCGGTGGCGACGCTGCCCGTCGGTTATTCGGACGGCTATCCCTCGCAAGCCGCCGGCAAAGCGGAAATTTTGCTGCAAGGCCGGCGCTGGCCGACGATTGCGTTGGTGACTTCGAATCATACGACGATCAATGTCACCGGCGCTGAAGAAGTCAAAATCGGTGACGAGGCGGTGATTTTCGGCAAGCAAGGCGGCACCGAAATCAGCGCCGAGGAGGTCGCGGCCTGGGCTGGAACGTCAGTCTACAAAATTCTGATTGGGATGAATCCACTGCTGCCGAGAATTTATTTGGAAACGTAATTTTTAAAAAGTGACCTGCCTATGAAAACAAAAATTTTTTTCTCTTTTTTCTGTGCGCTGTTGATGATTTGCGGAACAAACATGCCTGTCGTGGCGCAGCCTGGCAAAACGCGCACGGAAAACGTCTTTCTCGTGCTCGTTGACGGCCTGCGCTGGCAGGAGGTTTTTACCGGCGGTGATTCAGCGCTGATGAACCAGGAACATGGTGGCGTCGAAGATGTTGAGGCGCTCGAGCAAGCCTATTGGCGCGATACCGCCGAGGCGCGGCGCGCGGCGCTGATGCCGTTTCTTTGGCATGTCGTGGCAAAGCACGGCCAGCTTTGGGGAAATCAAAACCGCAACAGCGTTGTCAAAGTCGCCAATTCGTTTCATTTTTCGTATCCCGGCTACAGCGAGATGATCGTCGGTTATGCGGACACGGCGATCAACAGCAACGCCAAGCGGCCCAATCACAACGTCAGCGTTTTTGAGTGGCTGCATCAGAAGCCGCGTTTCAAAAACAAAGTTGCGGTCTTCGGCGCGTGGGATGTTGTGGCGTGGATCGTCAATCGCGAGCGCAGCGGCTTTTACGTCAACGTCGGCATCGAGCCGGTGACGCACGGAAAAATTTCCGCGGAGCAAAACCTGCTCAATCATTTGAAAAAAGATATCCCGGCGCCGTGGGGCAATGAGCCGTATGACGCGATCACGTTGTATGCGGCGCTGGAGTATATCAAAGCCAACCGCCCGCGTGTTTTTTGGCTGACCTTCGGCGAAACCGACGAGTTTGCGCACGCCGGCCGCTACGATCTTTATTTGCAAGCGGCGCATCGCACCGACCGGCTTTTGCAAACCCTGTGGAATACGCTGCAAGATTTGCCGCCGTATCGCAACAAAACCACGCTGATCGTTGCCGTCGATCATGGCCGCGGCGGAACGAATGAGGATTGGAAGCATCACGGCGCGAAATATTCCGGCTCGGACAACATTTGGATCGCCATCCTCGGCCCGGATACACCGGCGCTGGGCGAGCGCACGAACACGGCGCCGGCGACGCAGAGCCAAATTGCCGCCACCATCGCCGCTGCGCTCGGCGAAGATTACAACGCCAGTCAGCCCAAAGCTGCGCCGCCGCTTGTTGAGGCCCTTAAGGTTTCGCCACGTTAATTGGCGCTTGACTTTTTCTGAAGACTTGTATAGGTTGTTTCCCACGATAAAAACTTGGTGCGGCAATAGCCGCAACACAAAGGCAGAATGATTTTAAATCATTCTGCCTTTTCAACCGGCCAACGGCCTAACCGGCAAACCAGGCAACCATCCATGACCAAACACAAAGGCGCACTGAGCTGGGCGATGTACGATTGGGCCAACTCGGCCTTCTCGACGGTGGTGCAAGCGGGATTTTTTCCGATCTTTTTCAAAAACTTTTGGAGCCAGGGCGCGGAAGCGACAGAAAGCACGCTGCGTCTGGGCATTGCGGTCTCGACCGGGAGCCTGATCGTCGCGCTGATGGCGCCGATCCTCGGCGCCTTTGCCGACCGCGGCGCGGCGAAGAAGCGCTCGCTTTTGGTTTTTGCCGTGCTGGGAATCGTTTCCACCGGCAGCTTGTATTTTGTCGGTGAAGGCCATTGGCAGCTTGCTGCGGTTTTTTACGTTCTCGGCACCGTCGGTTTTCTCGGCTCGTTCGTTTTTTATGACTCGCTGATCGTCAGCGTCAGCGACGAAAGCACCGTCGACGTGGTTTCCGGCCGCGGTTACGCGCTGGGCTATCTCGGCGGCGGTTTGCTGTTTTTGGTTAATGTCATCATGGTGCAGAAACCGGCGCTGTTCGGCTTGTCGGGGGCGGCGCAGGCGGTTCAACTCTCTTTTCTCTGCACGGCGATGTGGTGGGGCGTTTTTTCGATCCCGCTGTTTTTAAATGTCGACGAGCCGGGCGGCGGCAAAAGGCTGTCGTTCCGGCAGGCGGCGCGGGAGGGCTTCGCGCAGCTCAGCAAAACCTTTCAAGAAATCCGCAAGCTGAAAGTCGTGTTCACCTTTCTCGCGGCGTATTGGCTTTATATCGACGGCGTCGACACGATCATCACGATGGCGGTGGATTATGGCAAATCCCTCGGCGTTGCCGATAATGATTTGATCGTGGCTTTGCTTTTGGTGCAGTTCGTCGGCTTTCCGTTTGCGTATCTGCTCGGTTATCTCGGCCAAAAGCTGGGCGCGAAAAAAATCATTCTGTTCGCCGTCGGCGTTTATCTGGTGGTCACCGTTCTCGGCGCGAATTTGAAATTGGAACCTTACAACATTTTCGGATTTCAAATCAGCCAGTTTTACGCGCTGGCGTTTTTGATCGCGATGGTACAGGGCTGCATTCAAGCCCTCAGCCGCTCGTTTTATTCGCGCCTGATTCCCAAAGACAAAGCCGCGGAGTTTTACGGCTTTTACAACATGCTCGGCAAATTCGCGGCGATCATCGGGCCGGTGATGATGGGAACGATTGGCAGATTATCCGGCAATCCGCGTTGGGGCATTCAGTCGATCGCCATTCTCTTCCTTGCCGGCGGCTTGCTGCTGTGGCGCGTCAACGAGGCGGAAGGCAAAAAAATGGCGGAGGCGCTGAGTAACAAAGCTTAAACATTGACTCTTTCAAAAAATTTAGACAACTTATTTGAAAGAAGATTTTGCGCGCGTTTGCGCAGAGCGCGAGCCAGGGCATGTTGCCCAATCGCTTTCCGGATGCCGGCGAGCAGCCGGAGTACAACACCGTTGACGCAACGTTGTGGTTCTTCGTCGCGATTTACAAGTATCTCCAAGCGAGCGGAGATGAAAAATTCGTGCGCGACGAGCTGATGCCGGTTTTGCGCGACATCATCGCCTGGCACGATCGCGGCACGCGTTATCGCATTCACGTCGATTTCGACGGCTTGCTTTATGCCGGCGAGCCAGGGGTGCAGCTTACCTGGATGGACGCGAAAGTCGGCGATTGGGTGGTGACACCGCGCCAGGGCACGGCGGTCGAGATCAACGCGCTGAGGAGAAATTGTACACGCCGGTTGGCTTGCGCAGCCTGGCGGCAACTGAGCCGGGTTTTGTTAAGCCGCAATTTTTTGTTGTGGACATTTGAAAAAAATTTTATTATCATTTCCGTAAATTGATTTGCCATTTTTGGGCACACCGCCTTTGAACCAAACGTAAGGCAATTGGACAAGCCAAGGCTACGCCCGCAAGGAGTCACTGATGATTTTGGCCGGAGACACTGGCGGCACCAAGACTCGCCTCGCCCTTTACGAGCACAGCAACGGAAAATTTATCCGCCGGCAAACCGAAACCTTTGCCAGCCCGGATTATCCCAACTTGCAGGAAATTATTCGCACCTTTCTCGCCAAGCATCGCGTCTCCGTAAAAAAAGCTTGCTTCGGTGTTCCCGGCCCGGTCGTCAACGGGCGCGCCGAAAGCACCAACCTGCAGTGGATTACCGATGAAAACGCCATCGCGCCAGCCGTCGGCATTGATTGCGTCCGCTTGGTGAATGACTTGGTTGCCACCACTTCGTCGCTGCCGTTCTTAAATCCGGATGATTTGCTGACGCTGAACCCCGGCACGCCGTCCGAGCAGGCAACGAGGTTTGGCGTGGTCGCGCCCGGCACCGGCACCGGCCAGGGTTTTTTGCACAAAGTCGCGGATCAATTTTGGGCGCTGCCCTCGGAAGGCGGACATACGGATTTTGCGCCGAACACGCCGCTGGAAATCGAGCTGCTCAAATATTTGCAAAAAAAATTTGGCCGCGTCAGCATCGAGCGTGTGCTCTGTGGTCCGGGCTTGGTCAATATTTACCATTTTCTCAAAGACACCGGCGTCGCAGCCGAGCCGCCGGCATTGGCCAAACGCCTGCGCGAGGAAAATCCCGCCGCGGTGATTTCCGCCACGGGACAAAGCGGCGAGTTCGAGATTTGCGCCATCGCGTTGGATATTTTTGCCTCGGTGCTCGGCGCTGAAGCCGGCGACACGGCACTGACGATGGTGACGACCGGCGGCGTGTATCTCGGCGGCGGCATTCCGCCGAAAAT from candidate division KSB1 bacterium harbors:
- the glk gene encoding glucokinase, which encodes MILAGDTGGTKTRLALYEHSNGKFIRRQTETFASPDYPNLQEIIRTFLAKHRVSVKKACFGVPGPVVNGRAESTNLQWITDENAIAPAVGIDCVRLVNDLVATTSSLPFLNPDDLLTLNPGTPSEQATRFGVVAPGTGTGQGFLHKVADQFWALPSEGGHTDFAPNTPLEIELLKYLQKKFGRVSIERVLCGPGLVNIYHFLKDTGVAAEPPALAKRLREENPAAVISATGQSGEFEICAIALDIFASVLGAEAGDTALTMVTTGGVYLGGGIPPKIIHKLVDGTVVKAFFNKGRLSDFMKTIPLHVIRDDHAALLGAAYLASRLS
- the alr gene encoding alanine racemase; protein product: MKNFDRREFLQLAGAASLGAMVCGGAPAQPFPALHDKHPADPWLEIDLKNMAWNLTQIRQRAGNRPVMAVIKANAYGHGLVETGKFLEKQKIDFFAAGKFHEALQLRESGIKTPLLNLGAFSRHEAEEIVRRDISQSVYTDDFALLAEAARKLRRRARVHLKIDTGLGRVGVPHDRALPLIEKVAANSAIQIEGIFTPFTEDDEFDKVQLERFLKICEVAKQRGITVGLRHAASSAGILSFPASHLDMVRPGIAIYGQYPSVREYQARQIDLRPVMSLKARVMYVKTLRPGESVSYHRAFVAQQETPVATLPVGYSDGYPSQAAGKAEILLQGRRWPTIALVTSNHTTINVTGAEEVKIGDEAVIFGKQGGTEISAEEVAAWAGTSVYKILIGMNPLLPRIYLET
- a CDS encoding AP protein, with product MPVVAQPGKTRTENVFLVLVDGLRWQEVFTGGDSALMNQEHGGVEDVEALEQAYWRDTAEARRAALMPFLWHVVAKHGQLWGNQNRNSVVKVANSFHFSYPGYSEMIVGYADTAINSNAKRPNHNVSVFEWLHQKPRFKNKVAVFGAWDVVAWIVNRERSGFYVNVGIEPVTHGKISAEQNLLNHLKKDIPAPWGNEPYDAITLYAALEYIKANRPRVFWLTFGETDEFAHAGRYDLYLQAAHRTDRLLQTLWNTLQDLPPYRNKTTLIVAVDHGRGGTNEDWKHHGAKYSGSDNIWIAILGPDTPALGERTNTAPATQSQIAATIAAALGEDYNASQPKAAPPLVEALKVSPR
- a CDS encoding MFS transporter encodes the protein MTKHKGALSWAMYDWANSAFSTVVQAGFFPIFFKNFWSQGAEATESTLRLGIAVSTGSLIVALMAPILGAFADRGAAKKRSLLVFAVLGIVSTGSLYFVGEGHWQLAAVFYVLGTVGFLGSFVFYDSLIVSVSDESTVDVVSGRGYALGYLGGGLLFLVNVIMVQKPALFGLSGAAQAVQLSFLCTAMWWGVFSIPLFLNVDEPGGGKRLSFRQAAREGFAQLSKTFQEIRKLKVVFTFLAAYWLYIDGVDTIITMAVDYGKSLGVADNDLIVALLLVQFVGFPFAYLLGYLGQKLGAKKIILFAVGVYLVVTVLGANLKLEPYNIFGFQISQFYALAFLIAMVQGCIQALSRSFYSRLIPKDKAAEFYGFYNMLGKFAAIIGPVMMGTIGRLSGNPRWGIQSIAILFLAGGLLLWRVNEAEGKKMAEALSNKA